tagcattgaaaatatgctcaaatcataacatggcaaactgcagcccaacaggcaacaacagctgtcagtgtgtcagtgtgctgacttgactatgacttgccccaaactgcatgtgattatcataaagtgggcatgtctgtaaaggggagtctcgtgggtacccatagaacccattttcattcacatatcttgaggttttctagtttcacgtgttgccagtatcttcactctagctttaaaactgagcccgacaaaacctccgaaagatcagttgccttaatgcgttaatgtgagaaattagtggcgttaaaacgttaactttgacagccctattacagAGCAGAAACATAACTTCTGTACACTTAAAAAAGGTCTTTGATACAATCTTTCTTTCaatctaaatctaaataatTACCACATGCTATTTCCAGTGACAAAACGACATGTCTACTTAGAAACCAAAAAGTAAAGAATACATCAGTTGCACCCAaggtttgagcatatttttcatgctaaatgcagtacctgtgagggtttctggacaatatttgtcattgttttgtgttgtaaattgatttccaataataaatatatacatacatttgcataaagcagcattttttcccacttccatgttgataagagcattaaatacttgacaaatctcccttgaaggtacatttttaacagataaaaaatgtgtgattaatttgtgattaatcatggatgttcatgtgattaatcgcaattaaatattttaatcgtttgacagccctactctgtATATGACGTAGGGAAGGGGGTTCAGTGTTCTTTTGTTGTTAAGACTAaacttcctgtctcctgtcCCAGGTATAAGTGTGACCAGTGCCCCTACCGCTGTCACCGCATGGACCAGCTCAATAGCCACAAACTACGACATCAGGCCAAATCACTCATGTGTGAGATCTGTGCTTATGCCTGCAAGCGCAAATACGAGCTTCGCAATCACATGTTGGCCAAACACTCCGGTGAGGAGAAACCGCCATCCGTCTATAAGTGCAAATACTGCACATACACTACCTGCTACAGACAAGCCCTTCAAAACCACGAAAACTGCAAACACACCAAGCTGAAAGAGTTCCGGTGCGCCCTCTGCTTCTATTCCTCCTTCAGCAGCATCAGCCTCTTCCTGCACAAAAGGAAAGCTCATGGCTACGTACCTGGGGACAAAGCATGGCTGGAGAACTACGCcttgaaggagaaggagaggaactCAACCGAGTTCTTGCGGGATTTTTACAATAAGTCTTCATCAGTTCATGAGCAGTCTGAACAGTCCACTTCTGAAGGACTTCCACCTTCTCAAGGAGAACAATCTGATCTTCCCGGCTCAGCAGATCACAGTGCCAACAAAGGATCCGTAGCTGGTTCACAAACTGTGgctgctgtagatgtttttgATGTTGTTTCTCAAGAGGTTGTTAATGAAGGTATTTCAGACAATCCTCCATCTGTGAACAGTCCTGAGGAGTACTGTACTCTTGTTTTAACAACACTATCGATCGCTGACTATCAGACCCACTCTTTGCAAAATCAGGAGGAAAATTGCAATGCAAATCAAACTCCAAGCTCAACCACTTTAAATTGTAACGGCTCTGACATGTCACAAAAGAAGGGAGACTTCTCTGCATCTTCATCAGAGGAAGACGACGTAGCTGTGGCAGATGCAGAATGTGAACAAAGTGACTTAGATGACAACTATGAACCTCTGAATAATACAAGTCAACCAGATGAACCTGGAGAGTGTCCAACACCTGAGGTGGAGTATGACGGTGGAACAACCAATTCCACTTTTCCATCTGAACAAAATCAGCCGTTAGAATCTGAGATCCGTCTCAAAGCTATGAAGAAGCACGACAAGGACCAAGCAGAAGCCATGGTTTTGGACGGACGGGTGCAGATGCTCGTGGTGCCGACTAAAGACGTCTACCGCTGCGACAAGTGCTCTTATGTAACCAGTAAGGAGACGGCTTTGAAGTACCACTGCCAGGCGTTGTGTAACGGTAGGATAAAGGGACACAAGTGCCAGGCCTGTGGTGCGCAGTTCAAACAGAGGCGAGGCCTCGACAGCCACCTTGCAAAGAAGTGCCCAGCACTTCCACGAAAAACAAGGGCATTTGTAGGCGTTTCAAATATAGCAGAAGACGACTCTGCTGTAGGCCAGGGAGGATCCAAACAACTGGATCCAAACAAAATGAAGACAAAGAAGCTTTTGAAAGTTAAACTTGCAAAAAAGCAATCGTTTTCTAACAACAAGCAAAGAAATGTTCCACTGCAGAAGTCCCTTTACGCTAATAAAGATGGGCAATTCAAATGCGAGCTGTGCAGTTTTTCATCGGTTAGGCTTGCAACGGTTGAACGGCACCTCTCAACCtgcagaaaaaggaaaagatggAATCGGATCGTTCCGGAAGTGGAGGATGAGCGTGGTAGCGAGTCAGTCAAAGATAAAGAGGACTTGGTGGAAGAGTCCAATGACAGAACTGGGAAAGTTCCTGAGAAACAGCAAGCCTTCTCATGTCCAAGCTGTGCATTTAAGTGCAATCAGAAAAGGGCATTAGACTGTCATGAAAAGAGAGGCTGCTTGAAGCCAGGTGAAGTCCAATGCAACGTGTGTTCATTTATAGCCAAATCTCAAATTTCTTTGACCCGTCATATCCGGTGtgtccacaacaaaaaaaaggttggTGTTGCTAAACTTTTGCATTGCCAGCACTGTACGTTCACCTGTAAACAAGAACGATGCATGGCGCAACACGTTGTGCTCAAACACAAAGGTGCGCGACCTCACCATTGTCGATATTGTCCTTTTAGCACCACAAGGCGCTATCGCCTGGAAGAGCACGAATCTCTCCACACAGGAATCGGTCGCCACAGCTGCGACGTGTGCGACAAGACCTTCGGGGCCGTCACCAAACTGCGTCAGCACAAAATGCGCATCCACGACAAACAGCCGACGCACTTCTGCTCACTCTGCGACTTCAGTGGCTACACGCTCGACGATGTGAGACGGCACAATCTCAGGTGCCACACGGGGGAGTTGCGCCACACTTGCACTCACTGCGATGCCCAGTTTAGTTCAGAAGTTGCGCTGAGAAACCACTGTAAACGTGCGCACCGGCTCCAGGTCTGTTTCTCGTGCAAGCAGTGCGACTACACATGTGGCAGCGAGGCCACTCTGAAGGCCCACCAAGAGAGCAAGCACCCGCAGGTAAAGTGCAACACCTGCCAGGAGTCTTTTAAGACAAAGGAGAGCCTCGAGATCCATCAGAGAACTCACCTGGCACATGCGTGTCAGCTGTGCCCGTTCGCTACCAAAACAAGGCAGCTGTTAGCTCAGCACCTCCTGAACGAACACGAGGAGGGATCTCCGGAGGACAAGCCCCTCAAGTGCAGCTCGTGTCAGTTTGCTTGTCGGCATCAGCTGGTGTTGGAGCAGCACCTCCGTTCACACGGAGGCAAGCGGCTTTACAAATGCACAGACTGCGAGTATTCAACCCGGAACAAGCAGAAGATCACGTGGCACATCCGTATACACACCGGAGAGAAGCCTTACAGCTGTGAGCAGTGCAGCTACACCTGCACCGACCCGTCTAGG
This DNA window, taken from Sebastes fasciatus isolate fSebFas1 chromosome 14, fSebFas1.pri, whole genome shotgun sequence, encodes the following:
- the znf142 gene encoding zinc finger protein 142 isoform X2, which encodes METMEPRGCERRGQSVPDSGLSTSLPCSENRTTPSSKKKLGNYKCSQCSEVFSKPSVLKRHFKTLHSGHDPEGPFPCSEQGCQFSSTDRQEYQAHVTSTHGLTLIPCTLQSCKVSFLTQEEMERHLRVHKPFGCFQCQFVTQNVKDLSDHLLEHNHVLPRAQGNETAATAVCTNGSHQPQVSGRPKTRLISNPAYASSVPEDGNEEQPERQRHNIERARQAVERDKPSVVDAAPLPSKEYLAEGSEHTYRTHTCPKCRRCFKMRSHLQEHLHLHFPDPSLQCPTCKRHFTSKSKLRIHRLREAGKKVHRCHLCEYSAVERNAVRRHLASVHADEAEDGATNHSYPCPTCGQSFRQSRSLKAHMKTHNILSDSKPVACFQEGCSFQSSSRKELLRHAAEEHGVTAVGCRHHACGAVFRSEADMEAHYRTHLAYHCSQCDFSCSNKTVFLQHQRHGHPGNDELYCDFCSFVTFNPVEFERHVGHLHANEKIHRCPQCSYVTSHKRGLKRHMLMHSGEKPHKCSQCDFRCRDESYLSKHMLTHSDDKNFMCAECGYVTKWKHYLNVHMRKHAGDLRYKCDQCPYRCHRMDQLNSHKLRHQAKSLMCEICAYACKRKYELRNHMLAKHSGEEKPPSVYKCKYCTYTTCYRQALQNHENCKHTKLKEFRCALCFYSSFSSISLFLHKRKAHGYVPGDKAWLENYALKEKERNSTEFLRDFYNKSSSVHEQSEQSTSEGLPPSQGEQSDLPGSADHSANKGSVAGSQTVAAVDVFDVVSQEVVNEGISDNPPSVNSPEEYCTLVLTTLSIADYQTHSLQNQEENCNANQTPSSTTLNCNGSDMSQKKGDFSASSSEEDDVAVADAECEQSDLDDNYEPLNNTSQPDEPGECPTPEVEYDGGTTNSTFPSEQNQPLESEIRLKAMKKHDKDQAEAMVLDGRVQMLVVPTKDVYRCDKCSYVTSKETALKYHCQALCNGRIKGHKCQACGAQFKQRRGLDSHLAKKCPALPRKTRAFVGVSNIAEDDSAVGQGGSKQLDPNKMKTKKLLKVKLAKKQSFSNNKQRNVPLQKSLYANKDGQFKCELCSFSSVRLATVERHLSTCRKRKRWNRIVPEVEDERGSESVKDKEDLVEESNDRTGKVPEKQQAFSCPSCAFKCNQKRALDCHEKRGCLKPGEVQCNVCSFIAKSQISLTRHIRCVHNKKKVGVAKLLHCQHCTFTCKQERCMAQHVVLKHKGARPHHCRYCPFSTTRRYRLEEHESLHTGIGRHSCDVCDKTFGAVTKLRQHKMRIHDKQPTHFCSLCDFSGYTLDDVRRHNLRCHTGELRHTCTHCDAQFSSEVALRNHCKRAHRLQVCFSCKQCDYTCGSEATLKAHQESKHPQVKCNTCQESFKTKESLEIHQRTHLAHACQLCPFATKTRQLLAQHLLNEHEEGSPEDKPLKCSSCQFACRHQLVLEQHLRSHGGKRLYKCTDCEYSTRNKQKITWHIRIHTGEKPYSCEQCSYTCTDPSRLKLHMRVHQEEKKYLCPECGYKCKWATQLKYHMTKHTGDKPYACDECDYRTNRADALRAHRDTQHCDLRPYVCEKCGKAFKTSFILKTHQRQHSDDRPYACGLCQKAFRWPAGLRHHYLSHTKQQPFRCRHCSYRAKQKFQVVKHLRRHHAEMSVEQGVVRDSGAVSLTLKEALQGTLDERTAEEVEEEEGRANEVQVVAEEVVQDGETKR
- the znf142 gene encoding zinc finger protein 142 isoform X1; this encodes MLCCSDRMDGGKTGDTMETMEPRGCERRGQSVPDSGLSTSLPCSENRTTPSSKKKLGNYKCSQCSEVFSKPSVLKRHFKTLHSGHDPEGPFPCSEQGCQFSSTDRQEYQAHVTSTHGLTLIPCTLQSCKVSFLTQEEMERHLRVHKPFGCFQCQFVTQNVKDLSDHLLEHNHVLPRAQGNETAATAVCTNGSHQPQVSGRPKTRLISNPAYASSVPEDGNEEQPERQRHNIERARQAVERDKPSVVDAAPLPSKEYLAEGSEHTYRTHTCPKCRRCFKMRSHLQEHLHLHFPDPSLQCPTCKRHFTSKSKLRIHRLREAGKKVHRCHLCEYSAVERNAVRRHLASVHADEAEDGATNHSYPCPTCGQSFRQSRSLKAHMKTHNILSDSKPVACFQEGCSFQSSSRKELLRHAAEEHGVTAVGCRHHACGAVFRSEADMEAHYRTHLAYHCSQCDFSCSNKTVFLQHQRHGHPGNDELYCDFCSFVTFNPVEFERHVGHLHANEKIHRCPQCSYVTSHKRGLKRHMLMHSGEKPHKCSQCDFRCRDESYLSKHMLTHSDDKNFMCAECGYVTKWKHYLNVHMRKHAGDLRYKCDQCPYRCHRMDQLNSHKLRHQAKSLMCEICAYACKRKYELRNHMLAKHSGEEKPPSVYKCKYCTYTTCYRQALQNHENCKHTKLKEFRCALCFYSSFSSISLFLHKRKAHGYVPGDKAWLENYALKEKERNSTEFLRDFYNKSSSVHEQSEQSTSEGLPPSQGEQSDLPGSADHSANKGSVAGSQTVAAVDVFDVVSQEVVNEGISDNPPSVNSPEEYCTLVLTTLSIADYQTHSLQNQEENCNANQTPSSTTLNCNGSDMSQKKGDFSASSSEEDDVAVADAECEQSDLDDNYEPLNNTSQPDEPGECPTPEVEYDGGTTNSTFPSEQNQPLESEIRLKAMKKHDKDQAEAMVLDGRVQMLVVPTKDVYRCDKCSYVTSKETALKYHCQALCNGRIKGHKCQACGAQFKQRRGLDSHLAKKCPALPRKTRAFVGVSNIAEDDSAVGQGGSKQLDPNKMKTKKLLKVKLAKKQSFSNNKQRNVPLQKSLYANKDGQFKCELCSFSSVRLATVERHLSTCRKRKRWNRIVPEVEDERGSESVKDKEDLVEESNDRTGKVPEKQQAFSCPSCAFKCNQKRALDCHEKRGCLKPGEVQCNVCSFIAKSQISLTRHIRCVHNKKKVGVAKLLHCQHCTFTCKQERCMAQHVVLKHKGARPHHCRYCPFSTTRRYRLEEHESLHTGIGRHSCDVCDKTFGAVTKLRQHKMRIHDKQPTHFCSLCDFSGYTLDDVRRHNLRCHTGELRHTCTHCDAQFSSEVALRNHCKRAHRLQVCFSCKQCDYTCGSEATLKAHQESKHPQVKCNTCQESFKTKESLEIHQRTHLAHACQLCPFATKTRQLLAQHLLNEHEEGSPEDKPLKCSSCQFACRHQLVLEQHLRSHGGKRLYKCTDCEYSTRNKQKITWHIRIHTGEKPYSCEQCSYTCTDPSRLKLHMRVHQEEKKYLCPECGYKCKWATQLKYHMTKHTGDKPYACDECDYRTNRADALRAHRDTQHCDLRPYVCEKCGKAFKTSFILKTHQRQHSDDRPYACGLCQKAFRWPAGLRHHYLSHTKQQPFRCRHCSYRAKQKFQVVKHLRRHHAEMSVEQGVVRDSGAVSLTLKEALQGTLDERTAEEVEEEEGRANEVQVVAEEVVQDGETKR